In Passer domesticus isolate bPasDom1 chromosome 7, bPasDom1.hap1, whole genome shotgun sequence, one genomic interval encodes:
- the RBMX2 gene encoding RNA-binding motif protein, X-linked 2 encodes MNPLTKVKLINELNAREAELGVQEAVSWHAEYKDSAWIFVGGLHYALTEGDVICVFSQYGEIVNINLVRDKKTGKSKGFCFLCYEDQRSTILAVDNFNGIKIKGRTIRVDHVANYRPPKESEDWDDVTRALHAKGCGVKTPPHTSSDSASEDEDVPVKKQKVPEKQRSRAERSKSSPQAGKRVSTEEPHPRIKIKKEKEDPGYERYAGGSAGSRTQRDEEQRRHQRHSDSRGDKNCREQRGQSGSGSWDEREKREEAGRRGDGHSSRQDASPRGGRSREPHSRHRERGSGRDSGRC; translated from the exons ATGAA CCCCCTGACGAAGGTGAAGCTGATCAATGAGCTGAACGCGCGGGAGGCGGAGCTGGGCGTGCAGGAGGCGGTGTCGTGGCACGCGGAGTACAAGGACAGCGCTTGGATCTTTGTGG GCGGGCTGCACTACGCGCTGACCGAGGGCGATGTCATCTGCGTGTTCTCGCA GTACGGCGAGATCGTCAACATCAACCTCGTGCGCGACAAGAAGACCGGGAAGTCCAAGGGCTTCTGCTTCCTGTGCTATGAGGACCAGAGAAGCACCATCCTGGCTGTGGATAACTTCAATGGGATCAAG ATCAAGGGACGGACCATCCGCGTGGACCACGTGGCCAACTACCGCCCCCCGAAGGAGTCTGAGGACTGGGATGACGTGACTAGAGCCCTCCATGCCAAGGGCTGCGGGGTCAAAACGCCACCTCACACCTCTTCTGACTCCGCGTCTGAGGATGAGGATGTGCCCgtgaaaaagcagaaag TTCCAGAGAAGCAGCGGAGCAGAGCAGAACGGTCAAAGTCGAGCCCACAGGCTGGGAAGCGGGTGAGCACGGAGGAGCCCCATCCCAGGATCAAGAtcaagaaggagaaggaggaccCCGGGTACGAGCGCTATGCcggcggcagcgccgggagcAGGACGCAGCGGGATGAGGAGCAGCGGCGGCACCAGCGGCACTCGGACAGCAGGGGGGACAAGAACTGCCGCGAGCAAAGGGGCCAGAGCGGCTCAGGCTCCTGGGATGAGCGGGAGAAGAGGGAGGAGGCTGGCAGGAGGGGCGATGGGCACAGCAGCCGGCAAGACGCGTCCCCCAGGGGAGGCAGATCTCGGGAGCCCCATTCCAGGCACAGGGAGCGGGGCTCTGGCAGAGACTCTGGTCGCTGCTGA
- the RAB33A gene encoding ras-related protein Rab-33A — protein MAAGGGGGRPPGPDPALEPYVQTRIFKIIVIGDSNVGKTCLTFRFCGGTFPGKTEATIGVDFREKTVEIEGERIKVQVWDTAGQERFRKSMVEHYYRNVHAVVFVYDVTKMSSFTNLKTWIEECNGHAVPALVPRVLVGNKCDLKDLIQVPSSLALKFADAHNMLLFETSAKDPQESQNVDAIFMCLVCRLKAQRSLPCRDTERWPAQPQPHPRRLDEAGGKGSCPC, from the exons atggcggcgggcggcggcggagggCGACCGCCGGGCCCCGACCCCGCGCTGGAGCCCTACGTACAGACCCGCATCTTCAAAATCATCGTGATCGGAGACTCCAATGTGGGCAAGACGTGCCTGACCTTCCgcttctgcgggggcaccttcccCGGCAAGACCGAGGCCACCATCGGCGTGGACTTCCGCGAGAAGACGGTGGAGATCGAGGGGGAGCGCATCAAG GTGCAAGTGTGGGACACAGCTGGCCAGGAGAGGTTTCGGAAGAGCATGGTGGAGCACTACTACCGCAACGTGCACGCCGTGGTCTTCGTGTACGACGTGACCAAGATGAGCTCCTTCACCAACCTCAAGACGTGGATCGAGGAGTGCAACGGGCACGCGGTGCCCGCGCTCGTCCCCAGGGTGCTCGTGGGGAACAAGTGTGACTTGAAAGACCTCATCCAGGtgccatccagcctggccctcaAGTTCGCCGACGCTCACAACATGCTTTTGTTTGAGACCTCGGCCAAGGACCCACAGGAAAGCCAGAACGTGGACGCGATTTTCATGTGCCTGGTGTGCCGGCTGAAGGCGCAGCGCTCGCTGCCCTGCCGGGACACGGAGCGCTGGCCGGCGCAGCCCCAGCCGCACCCGCGGCGGCTGGACGAGGCCGGCGGGAAAGGCTCGTGCCCGTGCTGA